In one window of Apis mellifera strain DH4 linkage group LG12, Amel_HAv3.1, whole genome shotgun sequence DNA:
- the LOC411699 gene encoding SID1 transmembrane family member 1 isoform X1, translated as MQKILMVITLLLFNFHEVIPLQSQSFSSIVIMANYTAYQFAININVEYVFLYPINNVTSMETVRIEVESNATSNLPLIVVVRQKKEFLSWQIPLIVKSMYFNNSEYNKTSRTLCSTNYNHNGLKQEKEFMIISVSTTNHQNISFILNVTKEHNFYLSTGENKTVEISPSQPIYYGYTFSGQVESSSVIVHVKSDSDICMTVSIQNISCPVFDLERNIEFSGYWQTVIRQGGITVPKEEFPLGFFVVLVVKSDDTDCYGTPTMIPSRNKKVILTINASITKKDYIIASGIVVCVIFSFCITYVVSTVISKVKRNRQMKEEILNQESEHINEPIPSPSTVEESGPVSIDDDSSLDEDDIDIMEDALSDKEIIRTKLVLSVCDLARKDPKILRHKSRLYLYYLITVAIFYTLPAVQLLITYQHVLHVTGNQDMCYYNFLCAHPFQALSDFNHVFSNIGYIMLGFLFIFLTSFREHNEFDKEKNKCYGIPQHYGLFYAMGTALIMEGILSGSYHVCPNRSNFQFDSSFMYIITVLCMIKIYQTRHPDINARASVTFAMLAFIIFINLMGVLNGSIYFWILFTITHLLTCLFMTIQIYYMGRWKFRALLTRVLQNCKHDARSGIRYLFRPLYIGRFFMLVIANLWNIALAVIGNIYQEKNFATFLLAILMSNLILYTTFYIIMKICHKERILLQPCIYIVLSIVFWAAALYFFINKTISWELTSAQSRHYNKPCELLHFFDSHDIWHFLSALAMFFSFMVLLTLDDDLIDVHRSQIPVF; from the exons ATGCAGAAGATTTTAATGGTGATtactctattattatttaattttcacgaagTTATTCCTTTACAATCTCaatcattttcttctattGTTATTATGGCAAATTATACAGCATATCAATTtgccataaatattaatgttgaatatgtatttttataccctattaataat gtaACTTCAATGGAAACTGTAAGAATAGAAGTTGAAAGCAATGCTACAAGTAATCTACCTCTTATAGTAGTTGTTCGccagaaaaaagaattcttatcATGGCAAATCCCTCTTATAGTGAAgagtatgtattttaataattcagaatataataaaacaagtaGAACTCTATGTTCAaccaattataatcataatggACTAAAacaggaaaaagaatttatgattattagtGTATCCACTACTaatcatcaaaatatttcatttatacttAATGTGACAAaagaacataatttttatttaag tactgGAGAAAACAAAACTGTAGAAATTTCTCCATCTCAACCTATTTATTATGGTTATACTTTCTCAGGACAAGTAGAAAGTTCTTCTGTAATTGTTCATGTCAAGTCTGATAGTGATATTTGTATGACTGtttcaatacaaaatatatca TGTCCTGTGTttgatttagaaagaaatattgaattttctgGATATTGGCAAACTGTAATTCGACAGGGTGGTATAACTGTGcca aaagaagaatttccaTTAGGCTTCTTTGTGGTACTTGTAGTAAAAAGTGATGACACTGATTGTTATGGAACTCCTACTATGATTCCTTCACGGAATAAAAAAgtgatattaacaataaatgcTAGTATTaccaaaaaagattatattattgctTCAGGAATAGTTGTATgtgttatttttagtttttgtaTTACCTATGTTGTGAGCACTGTGATATCaaaagttaaaagaaatagaCAAATGAAAGAAGAGATATTAAATCAAGAATCAGAACATATTAATGAACCTATACCAAGTCCTTCAACAGTAGAAGag TCAGGACCAGTATCTATAGATGATGATTCTTCACTGGATGAggatgatattgatataatgGAAGATGCTCTTTCTGATAAGGAAATAATACGAACAAAACTTGTACTTTCTGTTTGTGATTTAGCTCGTAAAGATCCAAAAATTCTTAGGCATAAAtctagattatatttatattatttgataacggtcgctattttttatactttaccTGCAGTACAGCTGTTAATTACATATCAGCATGTACTTCATGTTACTGGCAATCAAGATatgtgttattataattttttatgtgcTCATCCATTTCAAGCATTATCAGATTTTAATcatgtattttcaaatattggatatattatgttaggtttcttatttatatttttaacatctttCCGAGAACATAATGaatttgataaagaaaaaaataaatgttatggCATACCACAACATTATGGATTATTTTATGCAATGGGTACTGCACTTATTATGGAAGGAATACTCTCAGGAAGTTATCATGTATGTCCAAATCgaagtaattttcaatttg ATTCAAGTTTTATGTACATCATAACAGTATTAtgcatgattaaaatttatcaaactcGTCACCCTGATATAAATGCTCGGGCATCAGTTACATTTGCAATGTTggcattcattattttcataaacttGATGGGAGTTTTGAATGGctcaatatatttttggattttatttacaatcacACATCTATTAACTTGTCTTTTTATgactattcaaatttattatatgggACGATGGAAATTTAGAGCTTTGTTAACAAGAGTACTAcag aaTTGTAAACATGACGCCCGTTCTggaattagatatttatttcgacCTTTGTATATAGGACGCTTTTTTATGCTTGTTATAGCAAATTTATGGAACATTGCTCTTGCagtaattggaaatatatatcaagaaaaaaattttgccacGTTTCTATTAGCCATATTAatgtctaatttaattttatatactactttttatattattatgaag aTTTGTCACAAAGAACGAATTCTACTTCAACcatgtatttatattgttttatcaatTGTATTTTGGGCCGctgctttatatttttttataaacaaaaccATTTCATGGGAACTTACTTCAGCTCAATCACGTCATTATAATAAACCCTGCGAACTCTTACACTTTTTTGATAGTCATGACATTTGGCATTTTCTATCTGCTTTAGcaatgtttttttcatttatggtACTGCTTACTTTAGATGATGATTTAATTGATGTACATCGAAGTCAGATACCAGTCTTTTAA
- the LOC411699 gene encoding SID1 transmembrane family member 1 isoform X2 yields the protein MANPSYSEDTGENKTVEISPSQPIYYGYTFSGQVESSSVIVHVKSDSDICMTVSIQNISCPVFDLERNIEFSGYWQTVIRQGGITVPKEEFPLGFFVVLVVKSDDTDCYGTPTMIPSRNKKVILTINASITKKDYIIASGIVVCVIFSFCITYVVSTVISKVKRNRQMKEEILNQESEHINEPIPSPSTVEESGPVSIDDDSSLDEDDIDIMEDALSDKEIIRTKLVLSVCDLARKDPKILRHKSRLYLYYLITVAIFYTLPAVQLLITYQHVLHVTGNQDMCYYNFLCAHPFQALSDFNHVFSNIGYIMLGFLFIFLTSFREHNEFDKEKNKCYGIPQHYGLFYAMGTALIMEGILSGSYHVCPNRSNFQFDSSFMYIITVLCMIKIYQTRHPDINARASVTFAMLAFIIFINLMGVLNGSIYFWILFTITHLLTCLFMTIQIYYMGRWKFRALLTRVLQNCKHDARSGIRYLFRPLYIGRFFMLVIANLWNIALAVIGNIYQEKNFATFLLAILMSNLILYTTFYIIMKICHKERILLQPCIYIVLSIVFWAAALYFFINKTISWELTSAQSRHYNKPCELLHFFDSHDIWHFLSALAMFFSFMVLLTLDDDLIDVHRSQIPVF from the exons ATGGCAAATCCCTCTTATAGTGAAga tactgGAGAAAACAAAACTGTAGAAATTTCTCCATCTCAACCTATTTATTATGGTTATACTTTCTCAGGACAAGTAGAAAGTTCTTCTGTAATTGTTCATGTCAAGTCTGATAGTGATATTTGTATGACTGtttcaatacaaaatatatca TGTCCTGTGTttgatttagaaagaaatattgaattttctgGATATTGGCAAACTGTAATTCGACAGGGTGGTATAACTGTGcca aaagaagaatttccaTTAGGCTTCTTTGTGGTACTTGTAGTAAAAAGTGATGACACTGATTGTTATGGAACTCCTACTATGATTCCTTCACGGAATAAAAAAgtgatattaacaataaatgcTAGTATTaccaaaaaagattatattattgctTCAGGAATAGTTGTATgtgttatttttagtttttgtaTTACCTATGTTGTGAGCACTGTGATATCaaaagttaaaagaaatagaCAAATGAAAGAAGAGATATTAAATCAAGAATCAGAACATATTAATGAACCTATACCAAGTCCTTCAACAGTAGAAGag TCAGGACCAGTATCTATAGATGATGATTCTTCACTGGATGAggatgatattgatataatgGAAGATGCTCTTTCTGATAAGGAAATAATACGAACAAAACTTGTACTTTCTGTTTGTGATTTAGCTCGTAAAGATCCAAAAATTCTTAGGCATAAAtctagattatatttatattatttgataacggtcgctattttttatactttaccTGCAGTACAGCTGTTAATTACATATCAGCATGTACTTCATGTTACTGGCAATCAAGATatgtgttattataattttttatgtgcTCATCCATTTCAAGCATTATCAGATTTTAATcatgtattttcaaatattggatatattatgttaggtttcttatttatatttttaacatctttCCGAGAACATAATGaatttgataaagaaaaaaataaatgttatggCATACCACAACATTATGGATTATTTTATGCAATGGGTACTGCACTTATTATGGAAGGAATACTCTCAGGAAGTTATCATGTATGTCCAAATCgaagtaattttcaatttg ATTCAAGTTTTATGTACATCATAACAGTATTAtgcatgattaaaatttatcaaactcGTCACCCTGATATAAATGCTCGGGCATCAGTTACATTTGCAATGTTggcattcattattttcataaacttGATGGGAGTTTTGAATGGctcaatatatttttggattttatttacaatcacACATCTATTAACTTGTCTTTTTATgactattcaaatttattatatgggACGATGGAAATTTAGAGCTTTGTTAACAAGAGTACTAcag aaTTGTAAACATGACGCCCGTTCTggaattagatatttatttcgacCTTTGTATATAGGACGCTTTTTTATGCTTGTTATAGCAAATTTATGGAACATTGCTCTTGCagtaattggaaatatatatcaagaaaaaaattttgccacGTTTCTATTAGCCATATTAatgtctaatttaattttatatactactttttatattattatgaag aTTTGTCACAAAGAACGAATTCTACTTCAACcatgtatttatattgttttatcaatTGTATTTTGGGCCGctgctttatatttttttataaacaaaaccATTTCATGGGAACTTACTTCAGCTCAATCACGTCATTATAATAAACCCTGCGAACTCTTACACTTTTTTGATAGTCATGACATTTGGCATTTTCTATCTGCTTTAGcaatgtttttttcatttatggtACTGCTTACTTTAGATGATGATTTAATTGATGTACATCGAAGTCAGATACCAGTCTTTTAA